From a region of the Impatiens glandulifera chromosome 4, dImpGla2.1, whole genome shotgun sequence genome:
- the LOC124933540 gene encoding type I inositol polyphosphate 5-phosphatase 12-like, giving the protein MQGTVDISNNDRRINTSSNVLMDGSSNMPMDGNSNMPMDGSSSLLMDGNSNILMDGNSNMLMDGSSNKLMDGSSNKLMDGSLNKLMDGSSNMLMDGNSNMLMDRSSNKLMDGSSNMLMIGSSNKLVDGSSNKLMDGSSNMLMDGNSTMLMDGSSNKVMDGSSNMLMDRNSNMLMDGSSNKLMDGSSNMLMDGNLNMLMAGSSNKLMDGSSNKLMAGSSNMLMGGSSDMLFHGSSNMGLEQGITVGLDNLLDPQYQIEQQENSRLNKRFKGLNSNNFGSN; this is encoded by the exons ATGCAAGGAACTGTTGATATATCCAACAATGATAGAAGAATTAATACTTCATCGAACGTGCTAATGGATGGGAGCTCGAACATGCCAATGGATGGGAACTCGAACATGCCAATGGATGGGAGCTCGAGCTTACTAATGGATGGGAACTCGAACATTCTAATGGATGGGAACTCGAACATGCTAATGGATGGGAGCTCGAACAAACTAATGGATGGGAGCTCGAACAAGCTAATGGATGGGAGCTTGAACAAACTAATGGATGGGAGCTCGAACATGCTAATGGATGGGAACTCAAACATGCTAATGGATAGGAGCTCGAACAAACTAATGGATGGGAGCTCGAACATGCTAATGATTGGGAGCTCGAACAAGCTAGTGGATGGGAGCTCGAACAAACTAATGGATGGGAGCTCGAACATGCTAATGGATGGGAACTCAACCATGCTAATGGATGGGAGCTCGAACAAAGTAATGGATGGGAGCTCGAACATGCTAATGGATAGGAACTCAAACATGCTAATGGATGGGAGCTCGAACAAACTAATGGATGGGAGCTCGAACATGCTAATGGATGGGAACTTGAACATGCTAATGGCTGGGAGCTCGAACAAGCTAATGGATGGGAGCTCGAACAAGCTAATGGCTGGGAGCTCGAACATGCTAATGGGTGGGAGCTCGGATATGCTATTTCATGGGAGCTCGAACATGGGATTGGAGCAAGGAATAACAGTTGGTTTAGACAACCTCTTGGATCCTCAGTATCAGATAGAACAACAAG AAAATAGCAGGTTGAACAAAAGATTTAAAGGGTTGAACTCTAATAACTTTGGCAGTAATTGA